A genomic stretch from Edaphobacter aggregans includes:
- a CDS encoding DeoR/GlpR family DNA-binding transcription regulator, with amino-acid sequence MPPKSDNLTARHEYILQRLQATGTVAIEELCTTLGASIATIRRDLEDLESRSLLRRTRGGAVPIGPLFYEPFRNDTSFQDKVNSFAEEKRRIALTAAGLVSTGQTIALTGGTTTTEVVRSLKVLSDISIITNTVNVAMELSNRKDIEVIVTGGHLRGSWFTLVGPLATAAAEMLFSDIMFIGVDGIDAKKGLTCTNPSEAEILRKLVHNAKMKVVVADHSKLGSVSKYLLCPTKEIDKLITDTGASASAIAPFEKLGIDVIRA; translated from the coding sequence ATGCCCCCAAAGAGTGACAACCTGACTGCACGCCACGAATATATCCTTCAGCGCTTGCAGGCGACAGGCACCGTTGCTATCGAAGAACTCTGCACGACGCTCGGAGCATCGATCGCCACCATTCGCCGAGATTTAGAAGACCTCGAAAGCCGATCTTTGCTCAGGCGCACACGCGGCGGCGCAGTACCAATAGGACCACTGTTTTACGAGCCGTTTCGGAATGACACTTCTTTCCAGGACAAAGTAAACAGCTTTGCCGAAGAAAAGCGTCGGATTGCGCTGACGGCAGCCGGTCTTGTTAGCACGGGACAAACCATTGCCTTAACCGGAGGCACTACAACAACCGAAGTAGTTCGGAGCCTTAAGGTGCTCAGCGACATTTCCATCATCACAAATACCGTAAATGTGGCAATGGAATTGAGTAACAGGAAGGACATCGAGGTGATAGTGACGGGAGGGCACCTCCGCGGAAGTTGGTTCACTCTCGTGGGTCCGCTCGCAACCGCCGCGGCCGAGATGCTTTTCTCCGATATCATGTTCATCGGCGTCGACGGCATCGATGCAAAGAAAGGCTTGACCTGCACGAATCCTTCCGAGGCCGAGATCCTGCGGAAACTTGTACACAATGCCAAAATGAAGGTTGTGGTCGCTGATCACAGCAAACTCGGTTCTGTCAGTAAGTATCTCCTCTGTCCAACAAAGGAAATAGACAAGTTAATTACCGATACGGGTGCGTCTGCTTCAGCAATTGCACCCTTCGAAAAACTCGGAATTGACGTCATCCGGGCTTGA